In Hasllibacter sp. MH4015, the following proteins share a genomic window:
- the queA gene encoding tRNA preQ1(34) S-adenosylmethionine ribosyltransferase-isomerase QueA, giving the protein MRLDDFDFDLPERLIATRPARPRSSAKLLLADGDAIHDHVVSDLPGLLRAGDRLILNDTRVIPARLTGYRMRQTPEGEVRAKIEVTLMEPQADQTWTALAKPMRKLRVGEKIIFSNDLSADVHAMDEGLRLAFNLAGDDFDTALNAAGAMPLPPYIAGKRAPDERDRDDYQTIWADRLGAVAAPTASLHFDPPLLEALRAHGIDMSFVTLHVGAGTFLPVTVDDVTTHKMHAEWGEVRARAAAEMNATRQAGGRIIPVGTTALRLIESAARTDGTMQSFEGTTDIFIYPGYAWKITDALMTNFHLPKSTLLMLVSALMGKDRMDRVYAHAIAQDYRFFSYGDASLLIPSQT; this is encoded by the coding sequence ATGCGCTTGGATGATTTCGATTTCGACCTGCCGGAGCGGTTGATCGCGACGCGGCCTGCGCGGCCCCGATCCTCGGCCAAGCTGCTGCTGGCGGACGGGGACGCGATCCACGACCATGTCGTGTCCGACCTGCCGGGGCTGTTGCGAGCGGGCGACCGTCTGATCCTCAACGACACCCGCGTGATCCCCGCGCGCCTGACCGGATATCGCATGCGCCAGACGCCCGAGGGGGAGGTGCGCGCCAAGATCGAAGTGACCCTGATGGAGCCGCAGGCCGACCAGACCTGGACGGCGCTGGCCAAGCCGATGCGCAAGTTGCGTGTGGGCGAGAAAATCATTTTTTCCAACGACCTGTCAGCGGATGTTCACGCGATGGATGAAGGTCTTCGTTTGGCCTTCAACCTGGCGGGGGACGATTTCGACACGGCCTTGAATGCCGCGGGCGCCATGCCGCTGCCGCCCTACATAGCGGGCAAGCGCGCGCCGGATGAACGGGACCGGGACGATTACCAGACGATCTGGGCCGACCGTCTAGGCGCCGTCGCGGCCCCCACGGCCAGCCTGCATTTCGATCCGCCCCTGTTGGAGGCGCTTCGCGCGCACGGGATCGACATGAGCTTCGTGACGCTCCATGTCGGCGCGGGCACGTTCCTGCCCGTGACGGTCGACGATGTCACCACCCACAAGATGCACGCCGAATGGGGCGAGGTGCGCGCCCGGGCCGCGGCAGAAATGAACGCGACCCGGCAGGCCGGGGGGCGGATCATCCCGGTGGGCACAACCGCGCTGCGCCTGATCGAATCCGCGGCCCGGACCGATGGCACGATGCAGTCCTTCGAGGGAACGACGGACATCTTCATCTACCCCGGATACGCGTGGAAGATCACCGACGCCCTGATGACGAATTTCCACCTGCCGAAATCGACGCTTTTGATGCTCGTCTCCGCATTGATGGGCAAGGACAGGATGGACCGTGTCTACGCCCACGCCATTGCGCAGGATTACCGGTTCTTTTCCTATGGCGACGCATCTTTGCTGATCCCGTCGCAAACCTGA
- a CDS encoding MFS transporter → MIAVIRSAWALLLGMFLLQIGNGLQGSLMGVRGAIEGFSTFELSLIGSAYFLGFLGGSRMAPMFIARVGHVRVFAALGSFISAIVISFPIVTEPIAWMILRVALGFSLSGVYVTAESWLNNGATNETRGQALSTYMLMQMMGLVAGQGILAAGDPSGWILFIIPSILVSLSFAPILLSAVPTPSIEATRPMSLRQLFVASPFGVVGMLLLGGVFAGQFAMAPVYATEVGLSLGQLSAFISSFFVGAIVLQYPIGWMSDRMDRRVLIVMAAGLGALVALAGVVLAQSYVALLVIAALSGGLAQPLYALLIAYINDYLEVEDMAAASGGMVFVNGIGAIGGPPILGLMMGWMGPSGFWLFLALVLLAVTIYGLYRMTRRASAYVEEDDYDAVPYANLMPGAGSAVAVETAQELYVEAAEEMASDGSDTGEATK, encoded by the coding sequence ATGATTGCCGTCATCCGCAGCGCGTGGGCGCTTCTTCTGGGCATGTTCCTCTTGCAGATCGGCAATGGCCTGCAAGGCTCTCTCATGGGGGTGCGCGGTGCGATCGAGGGTTTTTCGACCTTCGAATTGTCGCTGATCGGGTCGGCCTATTTCCTCGGGTTCCTGGGGGGCAGCCGCATGGCGCCGATGTTCATCGCGCGGGTGGGCCATGTGCGGGTCTTCGCGGCGCTCGGCTCCTTCATCTCGGCCATCGTGATCTCCTTTCCCATCGTCACGGAGCCGATTGCGTGGATGATCCTGCGCGTGGCGCTCGGCTTCAGCCTCTCGGGGGTCTATGTCACCGCCGAATCGTGGCTCAACAACGGGGCCACGAACGAGACGCGGGGCCAGGCGCTGTCGACCTATATGCTGATGCAGATGATGGGGCTGGTGGCGGGGCAGGGCATTCTGGCCGCGGGCGATCCGTCGGGCTGGATCCTGTTCATCATTCCTTCGATCCTTGTCTCGCTCAGCTTTGCGCCGATCCTTCTATCTGCCGTGCCGACCCCGTCGATCGAGGCGACGCGCCCGATGTCGCTCAGGCAGCTATTCGTCGCCTCCCCCTTCGGCGTGGTGGGCATGTTGCTTCTGGGCGGCGTCTTTGCGGGGCAATTCGCCATGGCACCGGTCTATGCCACGGAAGTGGGGCTGAGCCTTGGGCAATTGTCGGCCTTCATCTCGTCGTTCTTCGTGGGGGCGATCGTCCTGCAATACCCGATCGGGTGGATGTCCGACCGGATGGATCGCCGCGTGTTGATCGTGATGGCCGCCGGGTTGGGCGCGCTCGTGGCGCTGGCCGGGGTGGTTCTGGCGCAAAGCTATGTCGCCCTTCTGGTCATCGCGGCCCTGTCGGGCGGTCTGGCGCAGCCGCTTTATGCGCTGCTGATCGCCTATATCAACGACTACCTGGAGGTGGAGGACATGGCCGCCGCATCGGGGGGCATGGTCTTCGTCAACGGGATCGGGGCCATCGGCGGCCCGCCGATCCTTGGCCTGATGATGGGTTGGATGGGGCCGAGCGGGTTCTGGTTGTTCCTTGCCCTCGTGCTGCTGGCGGTCACAATCTACGGCCTTTACCGGATGACGCGGCGGGCCTCGGCTTACGTGGAAGAGGATGATTACGACGCCGTGCCCTATGCCAACCTGATGCCCGGCGCCGGATCGGCGGTTGCGGTGGAGACCGCGCAGGAGTTGTATGTCGAGGCGGCCGAGGAAATGGCCAGCGACGGCAGCGACACGGGGGAGGCGACGAAATGA